In Apodemus sylvaticus chromosome 8, mApoSyl1.1, whole genome shotgun sequence, one genomic interval encodes:
- the Gja3 gene encoding gap junction alpha-3 protein: MGDWSFLGRLLENAQEHSTVIGKVWLTVLFIFRILVLGAAAEEVWGDEQSDFTCNTQQPGCENVCYDRAFPISHIRFWALQIIFVSTPTLIYLGHVLHIVRMEEKKKEREEELLRRDNPQHGRGREPVHTGSPRDPPLRDDRGKVRIAGALLRTYVFNIIFKTLFEVGFIAGQYFLYGFQLQPLYRCDRWPCPNTVDCFISRPTEKTIFVIFMLAVACASLVLNMLEIYHLGWKKLKQGVTNHFNPDASEVRHKPLDPLPAATSSGPPSVSIGFPPYHTHPVCPTVQAKAAGFPGAPIPPADFTVVTLNDAQGRGHPVKHCNGHHLTEQNWAGSRVAEQQAPASKPSTAASSPDGRKGLTDSSGSSLEESALVVTPEEGEQVLATTVEMHSPPPPPPLVLLDPGRFSKSSGRARPGDLAI, from the coding sequence ATGGGCGACTGGAGCTTCCTGGGGAGGCTGCTGGAGAATGCGCAGGAGCACTCTACAGTCATCGGCAAGGTGTGGCTGACCGTGCTGTTCATCTTCCGCATTCTGGTGCTGGGGGCGGCAGCCGAGGAGGTGTGGGGCGACGAGCAGTCGGACTTCACCTGCAACACACAGCAGCCCGGGTGTGAGAATGTGTGCTACGACCGCGCCTTCCCCATTTCGCACATCCGCTTCTGGGCACTGCAAATCATCTTCGTGTCCACGCCCACCCTCATCTATCTGGGCCACGTGCTACACATCGTGCGcatggaggagaagaagaaggagcgGGAGGAGGAGCTGCTGAGGAGAGACAACCCCCAGCACGGCCGCGGGCGCGAGCCAGTGCATACAGGGAGCCCGCGGGACCCGCCACTGCGCGACGACCGCGGCAAGGTGCGCATCGCAGGCGCGCTGCTGCGGACCTACGTCTTCAACATCATCTTCAAGACGCTCTTCGAAGTGGGGTTTATCGCAGGCCAGTACTTTCTATATGGCTTCCAGCTGCAGCCGCTTTACCGCTGCGACCGCTGGCCCTGCCCCAACACCGTGGACTGCTTCATCTCCAGGCCCACGGAGAAGACCATCTTTGTCATCTTCATGCTGGCTGTGGCCTGTGCGTCACTGGTGCTCAACATGCTGGAGATTTACCACCTGGGCTGGAAGAAGCTCAAGCAGGGAGTTACCAACCACTTCAACCCAGATGCCTCAGAAGTTAGGCACAAGCCCTTGGACCCCCTACCCGCGGCCACCAGCTCTGGCCCGCCCAGCGTCTCCATTGGGTTCCCACCTTATCACACACACCCTGTCTGTCCCACAGTACAGGCAAAGGCTGCGGGGTTTCCTGGGGCCCCAATACCACCAGCAGACTTCACAGTGGTGACCCTAAACGATGCGCAAGGCAGAGGCCACCCGGTCAAGCATTGCAATGGCCACCACCTGACAGAGCAGAACTGGGCCGGCAGCAGAGTGGCAGAGCAGCAGGCTCCAGCCAGCAAGCCCTCTACAGCAGCATCCAGCCCTGATGGCCGCAAGGGGCTTACtgacagcagtggcagcagcttaGAGGAGAGCGCCTTGGTGGTGACGCCAGAGGAGGGGGAGCAGGTTTTGGCTACCACAGTGGAGATGCActccccgccgccgccgccaccttTGGTCCTTCTGGACCCAGGAAGGTTCAGCAAGTCCAGTGGGCGTGCCAGACCGGGTGACTTGGCCATCTAG